A section of the Malania oleifera isolate guangnan ecotype guangnan chromosome 2, ASM2987363v1, whole genome shotgun sequence genome encodes:
- the LOC131148938 gene encoding uncharacterized protein LOC131148938, which translates to MSYMASFLLFLFIFSLAFLSIGTAQDRAPHGIAYENPMALSPSAYEFFHPKDQTSSAKKPCAESNCAPLPLAAQVEATQQHESKSATAQKGGSRMGAGAIAGIVFGFVFAVFLTMGVYHVVTMRRNNMNRANSVQPDA; encoded by the coding sequence ATGAGTTACATGGCTTCTTTCTTGCTCTTCCTCTTCATCTTTTCCCTCGCTTTTCTCTCCATAGGAACAGCTCAAGATAGAGCACCCCATGGGATTGCTTATGAGAACCCCATGGCACTCTCACCTTCGGCTTATGAATTCTTCCATCCGAAGGACCAAACCTCCAGTGCCAAAAAACCATGTGCTGAATCCAATTGTGCACCATTGCCTCTTGCAGCTCAAGTGGAAGCAACTCAACAACACGAAAGCAAGTCTGCGACTGCCCAGAAGGGTGGAAGTCGAATGGGAGCTGGTGCGATTGCTGGCATTGTGTTTGGTTTCGTCTTCGCAGTTTTCTTGACAATGGGGGTCTACCATGTTGTCACCATGCGTCGAAACAACATGAACCGAGCCAATTCTGTTCAACCTGATGCTTGA
- the LOC131148937 gene encoding uncharacterized protein LOC131148937 produces the protein MISVLAQERLLGAALGSILTGVVVFEQRRRIYRSISENESQFVSQSQTREPIFGKKSRLEFAHVWNKAVDRTLGPVIESLSSRGW, from the exons ATGATCAGCGTTCTTGCTCAG GAGCGTCTTCTTGGCGCTGCATTGGGAAGCATACTAACAGGAGTCGTCGTTTTTGAGCAGCGCAGAAGGATCTACAGGTCCATTTCAGAAAACGAGTCTCAATTTGTCTCTCAATCTCAG ACAAGAGAACCCATATTTGGAAAGAAATCTCGTTTGGAGTTTGCACACGTATGGAACAAAGCTGTGGACCGGACTCTGGGACCAGTGATTGAATCTCTTAGTTCACGTGGATGGTAG